The Cylindrospermopsis curvispora GIHE-G1 genome contains a region encoding:
- the glyQ gene encoding glycine--tRNA ligase subunit alpha translates to MNFQSVIAALHQFWGQRGCLIAQPYDMEKGAGTKNPHTFLRALGPEPWSVAYVEPCRRPTDGRYGENPNRFQHYYQYQVLIKPSPDNIQEIYLDSLRVLGILPEDHDIRFVEDNWEDATVGAWGTGWEVWLDGMEITQFTYFQQCGGIDCRPVSIEITYGLERLAMYLQQVEAITKIHWTDHITYGDVHLQGEIEQCVYNFEASNPEMLLNLFHIYEQEASQLAEKSLVLPTLDYIIKCSHTFNLLDARGVISVTERTRYIARIRHLARKVAHLYVEQRQKLGFPLLKNNGGREG, encoded by the coding sequence GTGAATTTTCAGTCAGTAATAGCAGCTCTACATCAATTTTGGGGACAGCGTGGTTGTTTAATTGCCCAACCCTATGACATGGAAAAAGGTGCGGGAACTAAAAACCCCCATACCTTTTTAAGGGCTTTAGGTCCTGAACCCTGGTCAGTAGCTTATGTTGAACCCTGTCGTCGTCCTACCGATGGGCGCTATGGTGAAAACCCTAATCGGTTTCAACACTATTATCAGTATCAAGTTTTAATTAAACCTTCACCGGATAATATCCAAGAGATTTATCTTGATTCTTTAAGGGTTTTGGGTATTCTTCCAGAAGACCACGATATTCGGTTTGTGGAGGACAATTGGGAGGATGCAACAGTTGGTGCGTGGGGCACCGGTTGGGAAGTTTGGTTGGATGGTATGGAAATTACCCAGTTTACCTATTTCCAACAATGTGGGGGGATTGATTGTCGTCCGGTTTCCATTGAGATTACTTATGGACTGGAAAGGTTGGCAATGTACCTCCAACAAGTGGAAGCTATCACCAAAATTCATTGGACAGACCACATCACCTATGGTGATGTTCATCTTCAAGGTGAGATTGAACAGTGTGTCTATAACTTTGAGGCCTCCAATCCCGAAATGTTGCTCAATCTCTTTCACATATATGAGCAGGAAGCATCTCAGCTTGCAGAAAAGAGTTTGGTTTTACCTACGTTGGATTATATTATCAAATGCTCCCACACTTTTAATTTGCTTGATGCTAGGGGGGTGATTTCTGTAACAGAACGAACTCGATATATTGCCCGAATTCGCCACCTAGCCAGGAAAGTAGCCCATTTATATGTGGAGCAACGCCAAAAACTGGGGTTCCCCCTGCTCAAAAATAATGGAGGTAGGGAAGGTTGA
- a CDS encoding ComEC/Rec2 family competence protein, with protein sequence MIICLAYILGLLLSIFPWGGFFILGFGVLAAISFPRVFLAVRRFFPYHIKSITQGQKGVNAPLTLPHPRVWLIAGLVGLIASFYCQFRTPQPGSQDVSSFISSENNTNQAQLVVIRGEVVNTPRLTRSQRGQFWFQAKQLDEVKNDRGPAGLPRVVTGKLYVTVPILQATGLYPGQQVTVTGMLYKPKPADNPGGFDFQKYLRQEGSFAGLIGKQVNLIDEHIPWGWWQIRQQIVRSQIRLLGVPEGPLVSAMVLGNKAVDLPYNIRDLFVNVGLAHALAASGFQTSLILAVVLQLTKSANKKVQVFCGALGLIIFLGLAGLQPSILRAVIMGFAALIGLALDRKVQQLGSLLLAATLLLLFNPVWIWDLGFQLSFLSTLGLMVTATPITQRLDWLPPLLATLISVPLAATIWTLPLLLHIFSTVAIYSVPLNIIATPLISILSLGGMISGLLSLPLSDLGSYVASFLYYPAHILIKMAQFFDNLPGNSLNIGSISIWQMLIIYGLIVTTCLVPWWQKRWWFAGLIATILAVIPIWYYTGNLLKITLLATNSEPVLVIQDRGQVTLINSGDPGTGRFTILPFLRQQGINHIDWAISTNFSGDANNAWSEVIDNLHIKNFLDYTSPQNNPVTTQVLRELLRQKQTNYQPLSSGQSVNTGSVMANFNNDRLPILQLQVFGQNWLLIGSVKSQQIAQLAQDGNLLSPQVVWSPSESLEDLTTALKPQVAIAPTNKVNKNSSDQILQGTKLFFTGRDGAIQWDPQQNFQAFIQVSENESSNL encoded by the coding sequence TTGATTATTTGTCTTGCTTATATTTTGGGTCTACTACTCAGTATTTTTCCCTGGGGGGGATTTTTTATTTTAGGATTTGGTGTGCTGGCGGCAATTTCTTTTCCCAGAGTTTTCCTGGCTGTGAGGAGGTTTTTTCCCTATCACATCAAATCTATTACTCAAGGGCAAAAAGGGGTAAACGCCCCCCTAACTCTACCTCATCCGCGAGTATGGTTAATAGCTGGCTTAGTCGGTTTAATAGCCAGCTTTTATTGTCAATTTCGCACTCCTCAACCGGGATCTCAAGACGTTAGTTCATTTATCTCCAGTGAAAATAATACTAATCAGGCCCAGTTGGTGGTTATTCGAGGTGAAGTTGTCAATACCCCCCGGTTGACTCGTAGTCAGCGAGGACAATTTTGGTTCCAGGCCAAACAACTGGATGAGGTAAAAAACGATCGCGGTCCTGCTGGTTTACCCAGGGTAGTAACTGGTAAATTATATGTGACAGTACCTATACTGCAAGCTACGGGTTTATATCCTGGTCAACAAGTCACTGTTACCGGAATGTTATATAAACCTAAACCAGCTGATAACCCTGGGGGTTTTGATTTTCAAAAATACCTCCGTCAAGAGGGTAGTTTTGCTGGTTTGATTGGTAAACAGGTTAATCTGATTGATGAGCATATCCCTTGGGGATGGTGGCAAATTCGCCAACAAATTGTCCGTTCCCAGATCCGTCTTTTGGGTGTACCTGAAGGTCCTTTAGTCAGTGCTATGGTTCTGGGTAATAAAGCAGTGGACTTACCCTATAATATTCGAGATTTATTTGTTAATGTGGGTTTGGCCCATGCTCTAGCTGCTTCTGGTTTTCAAACTTCTCTTATTCTGGCAGTGGTTTTACAGTTAACCAAGTCCGCCAATAAAAAAGTGCAAGTTTTTTGTGGAGCTTTGGGGTTGATAATTTTTCTGGGTTTGGCTGGGTTACAACCATCTATCCTGCGAGCAGTAATTATGGGATTTGCTGCTTTGATTGGTTTGGCTTTAGACAGAAAGGTTCAACAATTGGGATCTTTGCTCTTAGCAGCTACACTTTTACTATTATTTAACCCGGTGTGGATTTGGGATTTAGGTTTTCAATTGAGCTTTTTATCTACTTTGGGTTTGATGGTTACTGCAACCCCTATTACTCAACGATTGGATTGGTTACCTCCCCTATTGGCTACTTTGATTTCCGTTCCCCTTGCAGCTACAATTTGGACTCTTCCCTTACTCCTACATATTTTTAGCACTGTGGCTATTTACAGTGTACCCCTCAATATTATTGCCACCCCTCTGATTTCTATTCTTAGTCTTGGGGGAATGATTAGTGGGTTGCTAAGTTTACCCCTGTCAGATTTAGGTAGCTATGTGGCAAGTTTCTTATATTATCCTGCCCATATTTTAATTAAAATGGCACAATTTTTTGATAATTTGCCAGGAAATTCCCTAAATATTGGTAGTATATCAATTTGGCAAATGTTGATTATCTATGGCTTAATTGTTACTACCTGTTTAGTACCTTGGTGGCAAAAAAGATGGTGGTTCGCTGGTTTGATTGCTACCATTTTGGCAGTTATTCCTATTTGGTACTACACCGGCAATTTATTAAAAATAACCCTCCTGGCAACCAATAGTGAGCCTGTTTTGGTAATTCAAGATCGGGGCCAAGTTACTCTCATTAATAGTGGTGATCCTGGCACGGGACGTTTTACTATTTTACCTTTTCTTCGCCAGCAGGGAATTAATCACATTGATTGGGCAATATCTACTAATTTTTCTGGAGATGCAAATAATGCCTGGTCTGAAGTTATTGATAATTTACACATTAAAAACTTCTTGGATTATACCTCCCCCCAAAATAATCCGGTAACTACCCAGGTACTTCGAGAACTGTTACGACAAAAACAGACTAACTATCAACCTTTATCATCGGGTCAATCGGTTAACACAGGTTCAGTGATGGCAAATTTCAATAATGATAGACTACCAATTCTCCAATTACAAGTTTTTGGACAAAATTGGTTACTAATTGGCAGTGTTAAGTCTCAACAAATTGCCCAACTGGCACAAGATGGCAACCTGTTATCTCCTCAAGTGGTATGGTCCCCATCAGAGTCTTTGGAAGATTTAACAACTGCTTTAAAACCACAAGTAGCGATCGCACCTACCAATAAGGTTAATAAAAATAGTTCAGATCAAATACTACAAGGGACGAAACTTTTTTTTACAGGTAGAGATGGAGCCATTCAGTGGGATCCCCAACAAAATTTTCAGGCTTTCATCCAAGTGTCAGAAAACGAGTCTTCCAATTTATAG